In the genome of Acidobacteriota bacterium, the window GTGATATAGCAAAACACCTGGCGCCGGTCCTGGCGGCTGCGTTGGCGGCGTACCAGACTCTTGCTCTCCAGACGGTCCAGCAAGCGGGTGATGCCCGGCGTCTGCTCGATCATCCGTTCTCCAATGGCCAAAGTGGGCAGGCCCCCGCTGCCGGCTCCCCGCAGAATGCGCAGGACGTTGTATTGCTGAAGGGTCACTCCGCGGGGCTCCACCACCTGGGAAACCTGCCTCTTGAGCAGGTCGGTGGTGCGGAAGAGAGAAAGCAGCGCTTCCTGTCCTAGCGAGGCGAAGGGCTTGTTCTGTTGAATTTCCTTGCGCAGCGTTCCTTCTTGCATGAACTTTGCTCCTGACCTTGCCTCGAACGCCTAGCCGACACCAGAGGTGAGCTGGCTGGGCCGGACTTCGTCGTCGGCATCTTTCCACACCTCTGCCAGACGGCGGCGCGCCTTCTCGGCGGCTTCCCCATCTCCTGCCGCCGAGGCCGCCCGCATCAGGCCCAGCAACGACAGAGCCCGGTTGGGATGGCGTTGCAGGGACTGTTGGAAGGCCTCCACGGCCTGGGCCGCCCGGCCCCTCTCGAGCAGCACTTCGCCCAGCAACTCATGAGAGGGCTTGACGGGGACAGGCGGTCCGAATCCAGCCGGGAGCTCCGCCTCCCGGGCCGCTGCCTCGTGCAGCAAGTCCAGTCCCTGCGAAGCTTCCTCGCGGGCCAGTGCCAGCAACCCCTGCAACTGAAGGGCCATCACCTGTGCTTCCTGCGTGGGGGGCGGACCCACCCTGGTATAACCGGCCGTATCGCCCCTTTGGCCGGCTTCGGCCTGACGGCGGCGTTCGTTCATCTCCTGCACGATCTGCTGAGCCCGCTGCAAACGTCCGTCTCGCAGCGCCGCCCACCCGTCGGCGAAGAACTGGGCCGCCAGCGAAGAAGGATTCAGCCCCTGCGTCCCCGCCGCCGGAGGCGCCTCGTCGAAACGGCGCGATTCCACCATCTGGGCCGCCCGCATCAGGGCCTGGTGGCGTCGGATATGGGCGGCCTCGTCCTTGGAGGCGTCCTCCTCGACCAGACGCAGCTTGGACATGGCTTCACCATAGCGGCCCTGCTGCAGCAGGGAGTAGTGCAGCCAGTAAAGTGCGTGATAGTTGCGTTCGGATAGGGGAAGATCTCGCTTCTGGCGGCGTTGCTCTCCCGCCCGATAGGAATCGATGTTGGAGGCCTCGGTGTCATCCCACATGCCCAGCGCCAGAAATATGTGGGAAGGCATGTGCAGGGCGTGGGCGGCGGAAGGTGCGATGTCGGCATAGAGACGCGCCTGACGCAGCCCCAAGGGCGCGTGCACCGGATCGTCGTAGGAATGGATGAGGTAGTGCAAGGCGCCGGGATGACGGGGATTCTTCAGGAAGACTTCTTCGGCCACAGCGGCCGCCCGCATGTAGGTGGGGATATGCCGTCCCTGGTGACAAGTTCCCAAGAGAGCCAAGGCGTAAAAGCTGGCCGCCTCGAGGTCCTCCGGATAGCGCTCTCTCATGCGCCCCATGAACTCGGCGTATTCCTGGTCGCGGACGGTCTTTTCCTTCTCGCTGAAGAGAATCTCCACCGCCCTCAAATAGTCTTTCTCGCGCTCGGTGGGAGCCTTGGCCAGCCGTTCTTGGCCGTCGGCGCCCAGCTTTTGCAGGGCCTGGCGGGCCTGCTCGCGGTTTTCCCGGTTCCAAAGGGGATGATTCCAGGTCATGGCCTCGCCCCAATAGGCCATAGCCATGTCGGGATCGGCCTCTTGAGCCTTCTGGAAAGACTCGCGGGCCTCGGGATACTCGAAACTGTGCAGCCAGAGGACGCCCCGGATGAAGTGCTGGCGGGCCATGGGCGACCCCGATACGGGAAAGTCGATTTCCCCCAAGTCCCGCTGAGAAGCGGGCGAGGGCTCCTGCCCGCCCGAAAGCGGCGGCGCCAGCAGAGAGATGAGCAATACCCGGGCAAGAAACATCGATACTCCTCCACGATTCTGATACCGACTCGATTGTCTCACAATTGAAGCAAGGGTAAAAGTGCCTCGATTCAACCACTTAAGAGTGCGGCCCCCTGCGGTTCGAGGGCGACAAATGGCCCCTTGCGGGAATCGGCGAATCATACTATACTGATAATCATTATAATGAAAGCAAGCAGAAAAGAAGGTCGGGAAGGCGCTTCCTCCGCTGCCCAGGTTGAGCGTTTTCTGCCACTCAAACCCGTCGACTTCATGGTTCTGATGGCCCTGCTCGATGAGCCTCGCCACGGATACGGCATCGTCAAGGACATCGAAAGGCAATCCGAGGGGCAGGTCAGCCTGATGCCGGGGAATCTTTACGCCGTGTTGCGCCGCCTGATGGCGGACGGGTTGCTGCAGGAATCGCCGCGGCAACCCGCCGAGGACGAGGATCAGAGAAGGCGTTACTACGGCCTGACCGAGACCGGACGGGCGGTGGCGGCGGCCGAGGCCTCGCGCATGCGCCGCCTGGTTTCCAGCGCCGAGAAGGCCAAGCTGATCGGGGAGGCCTAGATGGAACCGGCCAGGCGGGCCTCGTTCCGCCTCATGATGTGGCTGTGCCGCCGCCTGGGCCTCCTCTACCCGCAGGAAGTGCGGCGTAGTTGCGGGCCTCAGATGGAGCATCTGCTGGAAGACCTGGCCCGTGAAGCTTACCGCGGCGGACCAGCCGCCCGTCTTCGCTTCTGGACGCGGGCGCTCTCCGATTTGCTGCTGCGGGGCGCGGACGCCCGCCTCAAACAGATCCGCCGATCCCTCGCCAGGGGAGTCCTCAGCTCGGCTGTACAGGGCCGGGGAGGCATCATCGTGGGTACCTTGAGACAAGACCTTTCCTTTGCCTGGCGTTCTCTGCGCCGCAATCCCCTCTTCACCATCGTGGCCGTCCTCACCCTGGCCCTGGCCATCGGCGCCAACAGCGCCATTTTCAGCCTGGTCAACGGAGTACTGCTGCAGCCGCTTCCCTACCCCGACCCCGACCGCATCGTGACCCTGTGGAGCACCTGGCGCGGACAGCCCAAGGGCCAACTGTCGATGGCCGAGTTCCTCGACTTCCGGGACCAGGTGGAGAGCCTCGAGCACGTCTCCATCTGGTCAAGCGGCAGCGTCAACCTGACCGGCCAGGGAGAGCCCGAGCGCGTCCGGGCGACCCTCATTACGCCTTCCTTGCAGCAGGTGCTTTCCATCCGCCCTCACCTGGGCTCCCTGCTTCCGGCGGACGCGGGAAGGGTCGTTTCCACAGGCCAGGCACAGGACACCGACCATTACTTGGCGCTGATGGGACACGCCTTGTGGATGAACCGTTTCGGAGGAGACCCGGCCCTGGTCGGGGAGACCCTGCAGATCGACGGCGTGCCGGCCCAGATCGTGGGAATCCTGCCGCCTGGATTCCGCCTGCCTACCGACATCGTGGCGGGCCGCAGCACCGACCTGATCCTGCCCCTGACGGTGAAGGAGTCTTACGACCGCAGCATAAGGGGGTGGCACCAGTACGCGGCCGCCGCCCTGATCAAGGACGGATTCAGCCTGCAACAGGCCGACGCCGAGGTGAGGCAAAGGGCGCGCCGCTTTACCGAGCAGGGACTCTATCCCGAGGAGGGGCTCTACGGAGCTTTCCTGACTCCTCTCAAGGAGGAGGTGGTGGGTCCCTCGCGGGACGCGCTCTGGGTGCTGCTGGCCGCCGTCGGATTCCTTCTGCTGATCGCCTGCGCCAACGTAGCCGGCTTGCAGATGGCGCGCTCCGACCTGCGGCGCCTGGAAATGGACCTGCGCAGCGCCCTGGGAGCGGGACGCGGACGGCTCATGATGCAATTGCTGACCGAGAACGTGCTGCTGGCGCTGCTGGGCGGAGCGGCAGGACTGTTTCTGGCCATGGGACTGGTGGAGTTGCTGGTGACTCTGGGACCGGCCAGCGTCCCCCGCCTGCAGGAAGCGGCGCTGGACTGGCGGGTGGCCCTCTTCACCTTGCTGGTGAGCTTCTTCACCGGGCTCCTCTTCGGCATCGCTCCCGCACTGCGCTGGAGCCGCTCCAGCCATTGCTACGGACTGGGAGGCCAGCGCGTCTCCACCGCCGGCGCCCCGCGGCAGCGCCTGCGCTCGGCGGTGGTGGTGGCCGAGGTGGCCCTGTGCGTGGTGCTGGTGATCAGCGCCGGACTCACAGTGCGTTCGCTCTACAAGCTGAGCCAGGTCGACCCGGGATTCGACCCCGACAACCTGCTGGTCTTCTTCCTGGGACTTCCTGAAGCCGCCTATCCCGACGAGCAGGCGGTGGAGGATTTCCACCGCCGCCTGCTGGAGCAAATCCGCGCCCTGCCGTCGGTGCGCCACGCGGCCTCTTTCCGCGGGCTTCCTCTGACGGGTTCGATCGGAGACTGGGACTTCGAGATCGAGGGCCGACCCTTGGTGGAGGGCAACGAGCCGGTAGGCGACTGGCAGGTCGTCACTCCCGATTACTTCGCCACCATGGGCATGCGCCTGCTCAAGGGACGGGCCTTCAGCCAGGCCGACCGACGGGGCGCCCAACACGTGGTCGTGGTCAATCAGGCCCTGGCTGAAACCTACTTCCCCGACAGCGACCCCCTGGGCCAGCGCATCTCCCAGAACACGCGCGGCCAGGACAAAGACTGGGCCACGATCGTGGGGGTGGTGGAAAACGTCCGTCAGGTGAGCTTCGCTCGCCCTCCCAACAGCACCTTCTACCGGCCCATGGAGCAGTTTCATGAAGCCACCGGACTGATCCGACACGCCATGTGGGTGGGGGTCCGCGGCTCAGGCGATGCCGCCGCATTGGTGCCGTCGGTGCGCCAGGCCCTGGCTCAAGTCGATCCCCAGCTCCCCCTCTCGGCCGCAGCGCCCTTCAGCCAGATCGCCAGCCGCTCTCTCTCGGCTCAACGCTTCGTGACCCTGCTGCTGGCCCTCTTCGCCCTCTCGGCCCTGGGCCTGGCCTGCGTGGGCATTTACGGCGTGCTGGCCTACTCGGTCAACCGGCGCCGGCGCGAGATCGGCATCCGCATGGCCCTGGGAGCCGATGCCCGGCGCCTGCTCACCATGGTGCTGGGAAGCGGCCTGCGCTTGAGCCTGATCGGCTTGCTGGCCGGGGTGCTGCTGACCTTGTCGGCCGGGGGAGTTCTGCAAGCCGTGCTCTTCGGGGTGACGGTGAGCGACCCGCTGACCTACGCCGCCATCGTGCTCATCCTGCTGGCTTCCGCCATGGCCGCCAGCTATCTTCCGGCGCGCCGTGCCGTGCGCGTCGATCCCATCGCGGCTTTGCGTTCGGATTGAATCTGAGAAGGAAGCCTTAATCGTCGAGCATTTGGCGGACTTTGCGGGCGAAGTCGTTGGGTTTGTAAGGCTTCTGCAGAAAGTCGCCGTCGGCGATTCCGCGCAGGGCGGCCGTCTCGCCGGCATATCCCGAAACGTAGAGGACGCGCATGCCGGGACGCTGGGGACGCAGGCGGGCGGCCAGTTGAGGGCCGTTCATGTGAGGCATGACCACGTCGGTCACCATCAGGTCGATAGGATCGTCGAACTGCTCGCTCATGAGCAGGGCTTCTCCAGGATGCTTGGCTTCGATGACGGCGTAGCCGCTGTCGCGCAAGATCTGGCACATCAGCATTCGCACCCCGGCGTCGTCTTCCACCACCAGAACAGTCTCTGAACCGCTGGGACGCGGCTTCTCTGCCTCGGGGGGCGGCGCTCCCGCCTCGCCCGCGGAGGCCTGGCTGGGAGGCAGGTAGATTTCGAAGGCCGTTCCACGTCCCAGACGGCTGTCGACCACCACATAGCCTCCGCACTGCTTGACGATTCCGTAAACCGTGGCCAGCCCCAACCCGGTTCCCTTGCCCACCTCCTTGGTGGTGAAGAAGGGCTCGAAGATATGAGGTTCGGTCTCGGGATCGATGCCGGTGCCGGTATCCCGTACGGCCAAGAAAACCCACTCGCCCGCCGGTACGGTGAACTGAGGCAGCACACGGGGACGGCGCAGTTTCTCGTTGGCGGTTTCGATCGTCAGCGTCCCGCCCTCGGGCATGGCGTCGCGGGCATTGACCACCAGGTTGACGATGACCTGCTCGATCTGAGTCTGGTCGCCTTTGACCTTCCACAAAGACGGCGCCATACGGCTGCGCAGTTCGATGTCTTCCCCGATCAGTCGGCGCAGCATTCCCTCGGTGCCCCGGACCACCTGGTTCAAGTCGAGGTTGACCAGGCTGAGCATCTGCTTTCGCCCGAAGGCCAGCAACTGCTGAGTCAGGGAGGAGGCCCGGATGGCCGACTTGCGGACCTCGGAGAGATTGCCCAGCAGGGGACTGCCGGCTTGCATCTGGTAGGACATCAGGTCGCAGTGCCCCAGGATGGTGGTAAGCAGGTTGTTGAAGTCGTGGGCCACGCCCCCGGCCAGTTGCCCGATGGCTTCCATCTTCTGGGCCTGGCGCAGTTGCTGCTCCAGGGCCCGGCGCTCGGTAATGTCGACCATGACGCCCCGGACGCCCACCACCTCGCCCCGCCGCCGCACGGGACGGCTGGAACTGCGCATCCAGCGGACGGAGCCGCCCTTGGTCACGATGCGGAATTCCATCGGATTCAAATCGCCGCTCAAGGTGCGGGCGAAGCTCTCTTCCAGGCTTTTCAAATCCTCTTCATGGACGAAATGGTGGAAGTGCTTGCCCATGACCTCGGATGGATGGTACTCGGTGATCTGCTCGCTGACCGGCGAAATGTAGAGAATCCGACCATCCAGCCCCAGCGAGAAGATGATGTCGTTGACGTTCTCGACCAGGTCGCGAAAATTGAACTCGGACTCCTGCTGCGCCTCCTCGGCCTCCTCGGGACGGGTGATCACACGGTAGGTCCCCAGCAGACCGATAACGCTCCCCCGGCTGTCGCGAAGAGGAAACTTGTCGGTTTCGATCATCACTTCGCTGCCGTCGGCCCGCAGCAGCGGCTCCTTGATCCCCTTCCGGGGACGCTGCGAGGACATCACCCGCTGGTCACACTCGCGGTAAAAGTCGGCCTGGCGGCGGCGCCACACCATGTCGTAGTCGGTCTTGCCCACGAGTTGCAGAGGGGATTCGACGCCGGCATCGCGGCAGAACTTGCGGTTGCCGCCCAGATAAACGCTGTGGCGGTCCTTCCAAAAGAGAGCGGCGGGGAAACTGTCGACGACAGCCTGCAGGAGATCACGCCGACCTTCCAGCTCGAGCCGGCAGAGGTTGCGGCTGTCGGCCGATTCCAGCTTTTCGATGCGCCCACGGGCCTCCTCGAGCAGGACGTCCAGTTCAGCGGCATCGACGGATGTCGGACTCATGGCAGTGTTCCCCCTTCGAAACGCTGAATCGACCAACCGGCTGACTGCCTTCAATAAAAATTGCCCGGATTGCCTCCCATTTTCTCAGGCTAACCCCAGGCGTAAGGCGAAGGACCCCTCTGGGCAGATTTTTACCATAGATGCTCTTATCCCGTCCAAGGTCCAGTCCTCAATCAAGTTCAATCATGGCATCGGTTCAATGATGGCAAGCCCTTCCAAGAGGAATAGGCCCCAAGCTCGCTCTATGGTAGGATTTGCCGTGACATGACCCGCCCCAAGAGTTCTCGACGCGAGTTCCTGTGGATGAGCGCCGCCGGGGTGACCGCCCTGGCCTCTTTAAGAGGACGCAGCGCCCCCCTTTTCCAGGGTCCGCCCGTGGTCTGCGCCGTGGTGGGCTGCGGCCCTCAAGGTCGGGCCATCATCGAGTCGCTGTCGGCTTGGCAGGAGGCCCGGGTGGACGCCTACTGCGACCTTTACCCGCCCTACCGCAGGCGAGTCTCGCGCATGCTGCCGGAAGCCGCCGCCTATGAAGACCTGAACCTCATGCTGCAGGAGCGGCCCGATATCGAGGCCGTCTTCGTGGCCACGCCGACCCACTTGCACCGCGGACCGGTGGAAGCGGCTCTGGGTGCCGGGAAGCACGTCTATTGCGAGGCGCCAATGGCTTCCACGATAGAGGACGCGCGGGCTATCGCCCAGGCCGCGGCGGCCTCTTCCTCGACCTTCGGCGTGGGGCTGCAATACCGGGCCAGCCCGCTGGTCGAGCACACCGGCAACTTCCTGCGGGCCCGCGCCGTCGGCTCGCTGGTCACCGAAGAGGGGCACGATTACCAAAATACGTCCTGGAGGCGCCCGGTCAGCGACGCCTCCTTCGAAGAGGCCCTCAATTGGCGACTTGATCCGCGTCTGTCGTTGGGGCTGGAAGGAGAGCAGGGCGTCCACGTCTTCGACCATTCGCTGCGCTTTCAGGGGCAGTTCCCTTCAGCCGTCTCGGGCTTCGGTTCGCTGATGAAATGGCATGACGGACGGGAGATGCCCGACACCGTCAACATCGTCCTGCAGTACCCCAACGGG includes:
- a CDS encoding MarR family transcriptional regulator, giving the protein MQEGTLRKEIQQNKPFASLGQEALLSLFRTTDLLKRQVSQVVEPRGVTLQQYNVLRILRGAGSGGLPTLAIGERMIEQTPGITRLLDRLESKSLVRRQRSRQDRRQVFCYITPRGLDLLSELDQPILDIDKDGLGMLERDDLRTLIRLLDRIRSQQPSS
- a CDS encoding tetratricopeptide repeat protein, translating into MFLARVLLISLLAPPLSGGQEPSPASQRDLGEIDFPVSGSPMARQHFIRGVLWLHSFEYPEARESFQKAQEADPDMAMAYWGEAMTWNHPLWNRENREQARQALQKLGADGQERLAKAPTEREKDYLRAVEILFSEKEKTVRDQEYAEFMGRMRERYPEDLEAASFYALALLGTCHQGRHIPTYMRAAAVAEEVFLKNPRHPGALHYLIHSYDDPVHAPLGLRQARLYADIAPSAAHALHMPSHIFLALGMWDDTEASNIDSYRAGEQRRQKRDLPLSERNYHALYWLHYSLLQQGRYGEAMSKLRLVEEDASKDEAAHIRRHQALMRAAQMVESRRFDEAPPAAGTQGLNPSSLAAQFFADGWAALRDGRLQRAQQIVQEMNERRRQAEAGQRGDTAGYTRVGPPPTQEAQVMALQLQGLLALAREEASQGLDLLHEAAAREAELPAGFGPPVPVKPSHELLGEVLLERGRAAQAVEAFQQSLQRHPNRALSLLGLMRAASAAGDGEAAEKARRRLAEVWKDADDEVRPSQLTSGVG
- a CDS encoding helix-turn-helix transcriptional regulator — its product is MKASRKEGREGASSAAQVERFLPLKPVDFMVLMALLDEPRHGYGIVKDIERQSEGQVSLMPGNLYAVLRRLMADGLLQESPRQPAEDEDQRRRYYGLTETGRAVAAAEASRMRRLVSSAEKAKLIGEA
- a CDS encoding ABC transporter permease, translating into MEPARRASFRLMMWLCRRLGLLYPQEVRRSCGPQMEHLLEDLAREAYRGGPAARLRFWTRALSDLLLRGADARLKQIRRSLARGVLSSAVQGRGGIIVGTLRQDLSFAWRSLRRNPLFTIVAVLTLALAIGANSAIFSLVNGVLLQPLPYPDPDRIVTLWSTWRGQPKGQLSMAEFLDFRDQVESLEHVSIWSSGSVNLTGQGEPERVRATLITPSLQQVLSIRPHLGSLLPADAGRVVSTGQAQDTDHYLALMGHALWMNRFGGDPALVGETLQIDGVPAQIVGILPPGFRLPTDIVAGRSTDLILPLTVKESYDRSIRGWHQYAAAALIKDGFSLQQADAEVRQRARRFTEQGLYPEEGLYGAFLTPLKEEVVGPSRDALWVLLAAVGFLLLIACANVAGLQMARSDLRRLEMDLRSALGAGRGRLMMQLLTENVLLALLGGAAGLFLAMGLVELLVTLGPASVPRLQEAALDWRVALFTLLVSFFTGLLFGIAPALRWSRSSHCYGLGGQRVSTAGAPRQRLRSAVVVAEVALCVVLVISAGLTVRSLYKLSQVDPGFDPDNLLVFFLGLPEAAYPDEQAVEDFHRRLLEQIRALPSVRHAASFRGLPLTGSIGDWDFEIEGRPLVEGNEPVGDWQVVTPDYFATMGMRLLKGRAFSQADRRGAQHVVVVNQALAETYFPDSDPLGQRISQNTRGQDKDWATIVGVVENVRQVSFARPPNSTFYRPMEQFHEATGLIRHAMWVGVRGSGDAAALVPSVRQALAQVDPQLPLSAAAPFSQIASRSLSAQRFVTLLLALFALSALGLACVGIYGVLAYSVNRRRREIGIRMALGADARRLLTMVLGSGLRLSLIGLLAGVLLTLSAGGVLQAVLFGVTVSDPLTYAAIVLILLASAMAASYLPARRAVRVDPIAALRSD
- a CDS encoding PAS domain S-box protein, with product MSPTSVDAAELDVLLEEARGRIEKLESADSRNLCRLELEGRRDLLQAVVDSFPAALFWKDRHSVYLGGNRKFCRDAGVESPLQLVGKTDYDMVWRRRQADFYRECDQRVMSSQRPRKGIKEPLLRADGSEVMIETDKFPLRDSRGSVIGLLGTYRVITRPEEAEEAQQESEFNFRDLVENVNDIIFSLGLDGRILYISPVSEQITEYHPSEVMGKHFHHFVHEEDLKSLEESFARTLSGDLNPMEFRIVTKGGSVRWMRSSSRPVRRRGEVVGVRGVMVDITERRALEQQLRQAQKMEAIGQLAGGVAHDFNNLLTTILGHCDLMSYQMQAGSPLLGNLSEVRKSAIRASSLTQQLLAFGRKQMLSLVNLDLNQVVRGTEGMLRRLIGEDIELRSRMAPSLWKVKGDQTQIEQVIVNLVVNARDAMPEGGTLTIETANEKLRRPRVLPQFTVPAGEWVFLAVRDTGTGIDPETEPHIFEPFFTTKEVGKGTGLGLATVYGIVKQCGGYVVVDSRLGRGTAFEIYLPPSQASAGEAGAPPPEAEKPRPSGSETVLVVEDDAGVRMLMCQILRDSGYAVIEAKHPGEALLMSEQFDDPIDLMVTDVVMPHMNGPQLAARLRPQRPGMRVLYVSGYAGETAALRGIADGDFLQKPYKPNDFARKVRQMLDD
- a CDS encoding Gfo/Idh/MocA family oxidoreductase, which produces MTRPKSSRREFLWMSAAGVTALASLRGRSAPLFQGPPVVCAVVGCGPQGRAIIESLSAWQEARVDAYCDLYPPYRRRVSRMLPEAAAYEDLNLMLQERPDIEAVFVATPTHLHRGPVEAALGAGKHVYCEAPMASTIEDARAIAQAAAASSSTFGVGLQYRASPLVEHTGNFLRARAVGSLVTEEGHDYQNTSWRRPVSDASFEEALNWRLDPRLSLGLEGEQGVHVFDHSLRFQGQFPSAVSGFGSLMKWHDGREMPDTVNIVLQYPNGLLSRFEASLANSFRRQYYLINGSEGSILMQPKRSWWFKEADARTLGWEVYATREKIGNEEGIVLRADATKLLQDGKIPSQADQSGGSLQEDPLHIAVGEFLTSLRGGKPFPATALEGFQSAVLAVKAHQAVASGERIEIDAAEFEL